AACATCCAGCATCGTCTTTGGTGACGAGacttgtatttgtattattgttgtaCTTGGAGTGGGAGATATTGTTTATAATTTGGGTGGTGCAGGGGTGAAGCCACCCTGAAGTTCCCCCCTTCGGTTCTTTATGGGAATTTCTCGATGGTCTGCCGATTGCTCAGAGCGAAGGTGGGGCACACCTTGAGTGACCCCGACAGGTCGATTCTTCCACTGCATACCTATAGGGGGGTAACTGCAGGGGTAAAGCGCATCACCTCCCCCTAACAAAATCTCCCCATCACCATCGGCTCTAGCAGATCCAGGGAGGTTACGATTAGGGCAGTTGTTCTTTAGAGGGAGATGTGAAGGTCTCATGGTTGACTGGCCCACATGTGGCAACTTAGCTTCTTGGTGAGAAGAGTTGGATGACTCAAAACTCCGCCCATAGCCCCGCCTCCAACTATCAACAGTGATCCCGCAGGGCTGTTGCGGTAATGCCTTATCATAACAATCAGCAGTCCTACGCTGTGAAAACACAGAGTCACAGTTGGTGTAAAGCTCACTTGTCTGAAACTCCAGACTGTCTGTGTCAAGGGAGCGACTGCGACGGTTTAGTGCTAATGGGGCGGGGACGGGAGGGCAAGGTCGACCCAAACTGAGGTGGCGAGGAAGGCTAGCAATGCCCCAAGCGTTACTTAGCAAAAGACTTTGTTCGTAAGCATCAAAAGTACGCTGGTCACACTCAGCAAAGGCGTCTTGCTGAAGGTAACAGCCATCCTCCTCAAAGGGTTCATAAGGAGATGCtaactcttcctcctcctcaacAAGTTCGGTCTGCTGCTCACATTCACCCTCATTCTCCATGTCGACAACGTCGAACGTGACGATGGCGGGCAGAGCACTCAGACTCGGCCCGAAAGGAGAACTCGACTCTGAGCCATCAAGACTCTCAGTTGAGTTGCGGTAAAGCCGGGTGTTCTTTGTGAAATCTACGAGTGCTTGGGAGAAGCAGACCATCAGCTCTTCTTGAGATTGACTGCAGCCTCTGGCGGGTAGTAATGGGCTCTGATCCTCAGATTGAGGCTGCCGTCTGGTTGTCTCAGCGACATGAGAACTAAATCCTGAATCGGCAAACAATGGAGTCCCCTGGATCTGACCCCTGCTGAGAGGGACTGGCTCTTTTACAGCTTGGGATCTCGGTGGTGATTGGGGATAGCACTGATTCATGGCTTCTTCCAAAACCATCTTACTGTTGCCTGTGGAAAGGATCGAATCATTGTAGAAGCAGTCTGTTTGGAACAGAAGCTGATCTTTGGATGGGCTTCTGAGATTCTGGAGCTCGCAGCACAGAAGGGCATGCTGGATCTTGCTCAGACGCTCCTCCTCCGTCTCCATTGTTCCGGTCTCTAGGGCAGAGGATGCCAGGGCATACAGAGGGTTTGTCTGACTCTTATCTGCACCAACAAATGAATGGGCATCCTTGGGAGGAAGAGCAGGGCTGAGTAGACGATCGTCAGgctcaaaaagttcataaagggCATCACCACTGTAGCTGTCCCGTGGAAGCCTTTCCTGGTGTGGACGCTCTCTACTCTCCTCCTCCATACCTGGCGTGGTGGAGTCATAGTATCCCTCATCGCTGTTGGGAACCGACTCCTGCCGTTCGCTCTGTGGGCTCAAGAGGTCAACAGGAGTGAGGGCCGTTTCTGTGATTCCCAGTGGGCTGCTGTTGGAGGTGACACGGATGGAGCTGATTTGCTGATCAGGAGTAAGCGAAGGGCTATCCGAGCCCATGTCTGAGGGGACATAGCAGACTTCATTACTAGTTTCAGATTCCCATAAGCTCTGCAAGTAATCCGTGTCTATCTCATCAGGAGTTGCCATCTCTTCTCCTCCACCTTGATACGTGACAAAACACGAGCTCCGTTTTCCTGCGTTTCGGCTGCCTCTTTCAGCAGACACTGAGCTCTCGGCGACACTGACATCATCCTGGTCTGCGATGATGTCTCCGCAACCTGTCAGCGAATCAAAGCTTTTCAATGACGAAACATCACCGAAGTTTAAGTTTTCAGAGGAACAGGATACAGCAGGAGGCTCCCCGTCGGGAACGTCCACATTCTGCTCAGCCAAACGGTCCAGTTCTGACTCGGCACACAAGGGTTGATGATATGTCGTCAGTCCTTCCCGTCTCGCATTTTGTTTCTCCTTCCCCTTTTTCTCCTCTTCTTTTGCTCTCTTCCTCTTATCCACCTCCACTCTGCTCCTCCTTTTCTCAGGCACTAGCGTTACATCTTTCATACATTCAGTGGCAGCCAATGGCAGTTCGCATTCACTGCCTGTGGATTGATTAGGCACATCTGGCACCAACTCTTCGCTACGGTCACTGACGCTCGACAGGGCACCAGGCACTGTTTCGGCATGGAAGCTTGAAGACATTTCATGTGTCTCACGCTTTTCTAgttcaacatttttgtttttcctgtgtCTCCGAATGCTGCTGAAAAGCCCCCGAAGGCCTCTGCGCTGTCGTGGTAGAGACTGAGACTTCCCGTGATCCTCCTGTGATTTCTGAGGGTCACTGGAGGCACAAAACTCAAAGTCCCCTGAGGCAGCTTCACTGCTACCTCTACCCAAAtcttcccagcatgctctgctcaCCCCATCGTATGTTTGGCTCTTCGTAACACCTGTTTTTGATGACCCCTTTCTTCTGCTACGGCCACCGAAAAAGCTGGGCAGAACACAGATGCTCTTCCGACCACCAAAAAACCTAAAAGCCGCCTTCCGTATTTTCACAGAAGGGGGTGACTGAGGTTGAGGGCTGTCATGGGAAACGGAGTCTGACTGTGGACCCCCTTCTGCACCTACAACCTCACTTCCTGTGGCGGTCTCCATACTGACACAAATGACTGTGGCTAGTGGAGCATATCTGTAGTAAATACTCCACCCTGAGAGGCAGGCTGGAAGGTATGGGGACTGTGTTTATCAAACATCTTATACCTGTGGAAGAAACAGAAATTAAGACGCATCATTAGgaacagtcaaaataaaaaataaaaaacttaggCACAtagttattaataaacatttacaataacaatttattcaaacACTGAAAGATGTGTCTGTACATCAATGTTTGAGATGACCGTTTGCACAAATGCCAAATATGACCTTGCAAAAAAGGTttaaactttaaaggaatagttcacccaaaaaaatgaaaaatgtcataatttactcactctcatgtcattccaagcatGTATAtgtttcttatgttgaacacaaaagaagatattttgaaaaatgctggtaatcaaacagttgatgatctacattgacttctatagtatttctttctctactatggaagtcaatggggaccatcacctgtttggttcttcaaattatcttattttgtgtttaacgtaaggatgaactatccctttaaagaatgAATTACTTTTTAGTGGTTTGTGATAGAacacaatataacaaaatataatactgCCACCAACTAGGACAAATCTCAGTTCGTCCTGAACTTATTCAGGTATACACTGAAATTTGGTCTTTAAGTATCAATGTTTACTGCATAAAGCATACTAGAATGTCCCAACTCATTTAAGACTCCATAAAAAAAGCAAGCAAAATcgaacaaaaatcaaaattaactactatatttaataaatataaatatttaaagggtCTATTGCAGGAGAGTCCAAGCTCAGTCCCAAAGGGCCACTGTCCTACAGAGATTGCctcaacacacttgcctggaagtttctagtatgactATTAAGACCTGGATTTgctggttcatgtgtgtttaattggggttggagctaaattctgcaggacagtgaccctaGAAGAGCAGGTTTGGACGCACGTGATctattatgaatatattaataaccTTCATTGGGCTCATTTAGACCCTGTTCACAATTAAAATTGGTAACAATTATGAGAAAACACAAAGCCCAAATGATtcaccattttaaaatgtttataaaaggtttttcaattaaatgcaacGAACCAATAataattgcatgttttattttttatgttttacccACAATTATATTTGTAAAACTATACCATATATGATACTAACCTGTTACTTTATCATGTTTTAATGAACATTTGCATTGTTGTATTCCCATTGGTTACAGCTATCACCAAGAATAAAATGTTCTATCATGCAGTTTTTTACTGGGCTATGTACTACTGAGTAAATTACATTTGCTCATGTAGGTGTAAATAATTCGAACAAAATTTGTTTTCTTAAACACAAAGGCTGAAAGGCTAACctacaaaaataccaaaaacaaaatCGATGACAGTAGAGTGTTACAACCTGAATGAGTCTTTCAATGCAACACATAACGTGAGCGAAGTTCCGCTAGATTAAACCtacaatcaaaacaaaagctGACTGAAGCCAGCGGGCCTGAACACTCACTGTATGTGCATCATAAACAAAGGAGTAACACATACAGACAGCGTGCAGTCCAAAGAACTACACCCCATGGGCCAATTACACCAATTACTGCACTGAAAATGTTACTGGCATCGAATAGAACTTCTATCAAAAGACTACACGCAGTGTCCCCAGCTGGACACCATCACTGCGAATGAACGTACAACTGACGCGCGCTAGCCCAGACGCTAACCAGCTCGCGTCCGCTTCACTGACATACACATTACTTGCATACGCAAACAGCTGTTTATGCGCGTACACTCACGTACGTTAACAGTCAAATAGCGAAAAATACACAAAGATAAATACCTTAACGATACTCGCCTTATTTTTCCATCTTTTCCGAACGCGCGTGCAGTGATGTGCTCTGTCCTCGCGCAGCGCTGCAGGAGCTCGCGACTGTGATTCACTTTGTTCATTGAGCGCTGGCTGCAGCGGCTGGCGGCTTTTCCGTGCTATGTGCATTTTGGGAAGTGTAGTACCATGGTATGTCTGCTTCGTCTTTGCATGGGCGATAAAAAGCAGTGACATTAAAAACAGGTAAATTGTAAAggtaattaaagtaataatagcAATGGGTTACATAactttgcaataaaaataatataatatacgcAGTTAAAACTAGGGATTGATGACGTGAAACTACCGTTTCGACACGGCGTCGAGATCCCGAAGCGCAGATGTTTTCGAAACACTGCTCCGAACGAAGTGTGATTCGAAACACCCATGTCACGTGACTAAGGCGTTTCACAAGTGTTTCGAGACCCGAATCTGCTTTTGACCGACAAGGTCGGGAACAAACCACACAATCGCACATCTGTCTTAACCTAACTCTGCAACGTATAAAAGTGCAGTTAATGCAgtagaacaatatataaaaataaaaatctttatatgtaaaaaatgcCAGTCGTTGTGTCTTGATGtcttttattagttatttttgttcatgaccaaaataaataacattcacaaagagttttttttcagttgtcaGAGAGATGTTACAACACATCacaagaacagaacaataaaaacacaactttcaaatatttattataattacatatatgCTTCACCCGGGATTCGAAACTTAAGTGACTGGTTCTGGCAAAATGCCACGCCTGCACACTAACCACACCCCCAACCCACATGGTGGAATAACAAGCACAACATATTTGTTACAAGTCGTCAACTCGATTTGCTATCAACGCTGTTTCAGATCAATACTTGAAAATGACCACTAGGTGTGAACGTAGAGACGGGTGTTGAATTGTTTTGAAGCCTCGGTTCCTTTCCTTcgactgtttcagtgtttcacGAAGCCTCTCTCTACCCACCACTAATTAACACAATAAATGCTCTGTTGGAGAAGTACACAAGGTGTAAACCAAAAACGAGTTTCGCTGTAGCAGATACAAACCTGGCCAAAGCCCCAGGGGTCCACAGAAAAtttgtgagaaagaaaaaaattacgaTTTTACTAAGCATATTTTTTAGGGGATGTCAAATTTTAATGTGTTGAATTTTAAAATtatccaccaaaataaaaatgtttttaaagctgcagtctgtaaatTTAGCCTCTTTGTCGCCACCTcagtttgaaaacctgcaattgcagctgtttgCAGAATTCTCTTCTTTGCGTGGTTTGTGCGCCGGCACGGCTCCAGCgcagatgaatctaatgttttgaggagtatgtgtggcaTTCAGTCAATACACTGGTGTGGATATTTATTGTAcctcacagattctagcctatgtcttggaatatatgacacaaataagaattttcaccggatattgtcatctgaacaagtaatgtaacaagtctgccacctttgttctgaccaactgagggaaaaaagcattacaataaatcgcgctaccaatggtgattttATCTAAAGATCGGTttgctcatatcacatcaaaccatgcaaattattattattgttatattttattcttaaattattaatgttaacaacatcagcattgccccaaccctggtcctggaagcaccccaacactgcacgttttgcaTGCATCCTTAAccaaacacatctgattcaggtcatcagctaATTAGTAGAGACTCCGAGATCTGAAAttggtgtgtcagagaaaggagatatgcaaaatgtgcagtgttggggtgcctccaggaccagggttgggaaccactggcctatAGTGTGTATTAGGGTGTAGATttaaatttctgtacagtctaatctctaattgtcatgccattcgaatttcatattaagaaattcttttaacccaaaaaagcaaattatgctcccttcaaactggttgtctttaaaatacaaatcttatgttatcccaggctatctgtaatcagaagcatatttaaaactggaatataatttaacttCATTCACATGTTTCATGAACACGTAATCCTTTGTGGATTACAATCCGcaatcaaaatgatacatttaattattctagctgctgtgagaaaaggctataaacgatccaccacctgcaggatcctcacatgcgataACCTAGTAGCCGGGACAACTTCATGTTTACAGACGTGTAACTGCTGTTAGGGCGTTaattttgaacactggctggttatgtactcaaatattgatttcagataatttttaaccaaaatagAAAAAGTACAATGACAGAAagtcaattatttaaatttgcagCCTTTTTATTTTAGAAAGGCATGAGGGGTCCTTGACATCATAAAgtgataaaactaaaacaatgaaaaatattttgtcaatttaaattacatgaaaaactcaactgaaataaatgaccaaaacagaaataaaaaaaaatgataaaaatgacaaaagcacacaaccaaactaaagttaaagttaaattaaaaatgaattaaatctaaatgttagcGTTTTCCACATCAGTGCAATAATCCTACTTTATGAAGTGGAAATAAATCTCTATATGGAAACCTCAAACTATACCctatacatgtaaatacagaGAAGACAACACGGATAAACATTATGATGTTCAGCTGTACAATTTTATGAACAAACTTACAAGCCAGATGTTATTCATAGCAGAATTGTGTTTTCAAAATACacctgcatatactgtatatccgaTTTAGCATAGACTGATTTACTTTGTAATCCTCAGGCAAGATACTTTAATACCTCTGCTATAAGTCCTTCTGAGGACTTGCTCTGGAACTGATGAAGTCTTTAACCTTACAGGAACAAAATGATATCCATTACATGTTATCTGCATGATGGAGGGTACACAACATCGGTTGGAAGAGTCCATCTGCTCTAAACGAGGGATTCATAGACACAAGTACATCACAATGGATTTTACACATCATATTAAGATTAATAAGccagttaccaacatttttacATCCTTCAACAAGCTGTTTctgataaacaaaacacaaaaaattcagtaaaaaaaataattgctaaatTTAGTAGGAGTTATGAAAACCTCCAGatcagtggtctcaaactcaattcctggagggccacagctctgcacagtttagctccaaccctaatcatacacacctgatccagctaatcaaggtcttcaggattactagaaacttccaagcaggtgtgagttggagctggttggagctaaactctgcagagctgtggccctccaggaattgagtttgagacctcTGCTCCAGATGATCTTGGAAAGGCAGAACAGGCTGTATGAGCTAAGCTCTAGACTaatggttttcaaaccggtcctgcgagcacccccagcactgcacattttttgtGTCTCCCTTacctatcacacctgattcaactaatCAGCTCATTGGTAAAGACTGCAAGACCCTGAAATGTGTGTTAGATAttgggagacatacaaaatgtgaggtgctaggggtgcttgtaggaccggtttgaaaaccactgatttagggcagtggttctcaaccacattcctggaggaccaccaacactgcacattttgcatgtctcctttgtctgacacacccattacaagtctgtgagtttctactaatgagaaggtgacctgaatcaggtgt
The sequence above is drawn from the Cyprinus carpio isolate SPL01 chromosome B5, ASM1834038v1, whole genome shotgun sequence genome and encodes:
- the amer1 gene encoding APC membrane recruitment protein 1: METATGSEVVGAEGGPQSDSVSHDSPQPQSPPSVKIRKAAFRFFGGRKSICVLPSFFGGRSRRKGSSKTGVTKSQTYDGVSRACWEDLGRGSSEAASGDFEFCASSDPQKSQEDHGKSQSLPRQRRGLRGLFSSIRRHRKNKNVELEKRETHEMSSSFHAETVPGALSSVSDRSEELVPDVPNQSTGSECELPLAATECMKDVTLVPEKRRSRVEVDKRKRAKEEEKKGKEKQNARREGLTTYHQPLCAESELDRLAEQNVDVPDGEPPAVSCSSENLNFGDVSSLKSFDSLTGCGDIIADQDDVSVAESSVSAERGSRNAGKRSSCFVTYQGGGEEMATPDEIDTDYLQSLWESETSNEVCYVPSDMGSDSPSLTPDQQISSIRVTSNSSPLGITETALTPVDLLSPQSERQESVPNSDEGYYDSTTPGMEEESRERPHQERLPRDSYSGDALYELFEPDDRLLSPALPPKDAHSFVGADKSQTNPLYALASSALETGTMETEEERLSKIQHALLCCELQNLRSPSKDQLLFQTDCFYNDSILSTGNSKMVLEEAMNQCYPQSPPRSQAVKEPVPLSRGQIQGTPLFADSGFSSHVAETTRRQPQSEDQSPLLPARGCSQSQEELMVCFSQALVDFTKNTRLYRNSTESLDGSESSSPFGPSLSALPAIVTFDVVDMENEGECEQQTELVEEEEELASPYEPFEEDGCYLQQDAFAECDQRTFDAYEQSLLLSNAWGIASLPRHLSLGRPCPPVPAPLALNRRSRSLDTDSLEFQTSELYTNCDSVFSQRRTADCYDKALPQQPCGITVDSWRRGYGRSFESSNSSHQEAKLPHVGQSTMRPSHLPLKNNCPNRNLPGSARADGDGEILLGGGDALYPCSYPPIGMQWKNRPVGVTQGVPHLRSEQSADHREIPIKNRRGELQGGFTPAPPKL